In the genome of Flexistipes sinusarabici DSM 4947, one region contains:
- the fdh3B gene encoding formate dehydrogenase FDH3 subunit beta: MARMKFLCDVERCIDCSGCVVACKEGNNVPVGINRRRIIPINEGEPGEKSISVACMHCSDAPCIAVCPVDALYQRDDGIVNLSKDTCIGCGYCFFACPFGAPQFPEGNSFGARGVMDKCTFCAGGPVENFSDKEMQLYGQNRIAEGKVPLCAGMCATKALLAGDGDKVANIYRERVFKRGSGANAWGWSRAYNKK, encoded by the coding sequence ATGGCACGTATGAAATTTTTATGTGATGTGGAAAGATGTATAGATTGCAGCGGCTGTGTCGTAGCATGTAAAGAAGGGAATAATGTGCCTGTTGGTATCAACAGAAGGCGCATCATTCCCATTAATGAAGGTGAGCCCGGAGAAAAAAGCATCTCCGTTGCCTGCATGCATTGCTCCGATGCACCGTGCATAGCTGTTTGCCCGGTGGATGCACTTTATCAGAGGGATGACGGCATAGTTAATTTGAGTAAAGATACTTGTATCGGATGTGGTTACTGCTTTTTTGCCTGCCCCTTTGGTGCTCCTCAATTCCCGGAAGGCAACAGTTTTGGAGCAAGAGGCGTTATGGATAAATGCACATTCTGCGCCGGAGGTCCTGTGGAAAACTTCAGTGACAAAGAAATGCAATTGTACGGTCAGAACAGGATAGCCGAAGGTAAAGTCCCCCTTTGTGCCGGAATGTGTGCAACCAAGGCCCTTTTGGCAGGTGACGGCGACAAAGTGGCGAATATTTACAGAGAAAGAGTGTTTAAACGCGGTTCAG
- the dinB gene encoding DNA polymerase IV, with protein sequence MILCVDMDAFFASVEKASKPHLKDKPVAVIGAKERTVVTTACYIARKYGVRTGMSKYEAEKICPFINMVTGNNRKYTYISSQIMDFFKTLTDKVEIYSVDEAFLQIPGEKAEDVISDIKNYVKKRFGITCSVGAGKSKLVAKMASGINKPDGFLVISDGETIDFLDSFKLEDIWGIGKKLSERFYNMGVFNTADMRKLGRDKLCNIFGKNGYYYHMMACGDDREGVRVEDEAVKSIGHSMTFPEDVRDTRMFNAYLLQLCEMVSGRARHHNVSGKTITLSIRFPDMSTLSKRHTINYLTCATHHIYDVSRYIATMFPENFLENGIRLIGVTLSNLIHDTQELCSVFDGRDMGKVYKAMDAINEKYGGFTVSFASILNCRRKGARTISPAWKPKGLRKVDVL encoded by the coding sequence GTGATTCTTTGTGTGGATATGGATGCTTTTTTTGCTTCGGTTGAAAAAGCGAGTAAACCCCACCTGAAAGATAAGCCTGTGGCGGTAATAGGTGCAAAGGAACGGACAGTTGTAACAACGGCCTGTTATATTGCAAGAAAATATGGTGTAAGAACAGGGATGAGTAAATATGAAGCTGAGAAAATATGCCCTTTTATCAATATGGTAACGGGCAATAACAGAAAATACACATATATTTCCTCCCAAATCATGGATTTTTTCAAAACCTTGACCGATAAAGTGGAAATATATTCTGTAGATGAAGCTTTTTTGCAGATTCCGGGTGAAAAAGCAGAGGATGTTATTTCGGATATTAAAAATTATGTGAAAAAGCGTTTCGGTATCACCTGTTCCGTAGGTGCAGGCAAAAGTAAGCTTGTGGCGAAAATGGCAAGCGGGATAAATAAGCCTGACGGATTCCTTGTGATAAGTGATGGTGAGACTATTGATTTTCTGGATTCATTTAAGCTTGAAGATATCTGGGGAATCGGCAAGAAACTTTCGGAGCGTTTTTACAATATGGGTGTTTTCAATACTGCCGATATGAGGAAGCTCGGCAGGGATAAACTCTGTAACATATTCGGCAAAAACGGCTATTATTACCATATGATGGCATGCGGAGATGATCGGGAAGGGGTTCGGGTTGAAGATGAAGCTGTGAAATCGATTGGTCACAGCATGACTTTTCCCGAAGATGTAAGGGATACCAGGATGTTTAATGCGTATCTCCTTCAGCTTTGTGAAATGGTTTCCGGAAGAGCCAGACATCATAACGTTTCGGGAAAGACGATTACCCTCAGTATAAGGTTTCCCGATATGAGCACCCTCAGTAAAAGACATACCATTAACTATTTAACCTGTGCCACTCATCATATTTATGATGTAAGCAGATATATAGCAACAATGTTTCCTGAAAATTTTCTCGAAAATGGAATCAGGCTTATAGGCGTTACTCTGTCAAATTTGATACATGATACCCAGGAGTTGTGTTCTGTTTTCGATGGAAGGGATATGGGAAAAGTATATAAAGCAATGGATGCTATAAATGAAAAATACGGCGGTTTTACCGTTTCTTTTGCTTCCATCCTGAATTGCCGGCGAAAAGGTGCGAGGACGATCTCCCCTGCATGGAAGCCAAAAGGTTTAAGAAAAGTCGACGTTTTGTGA
- a CDS encoding 4Fe-4S binding protein has product MWYNLQFFRDVRMFPKTLFKNFNYIHFPAERKATMLEIPPKAVVMAENEEMLEKFTTVYSGVLDIIPIVTGKTKSGGEFYSAVNHELSGSFPEIQVKCECRYPLNEDLCTLCGECVIACPLDAIDEEIIIDFTKCDYCGKCVDTCPENAIDLYRYENHIFDAPQVLFLDDNKKINEYSEINGVYHLDEKEELFANIGTFQIEQSVSHNKEICQYSGRLDLGCQRCMEACEYKAVRKSSNGIEVDHFACEDCGQCISVCPTGAMQSEDVSDEAFGDLIYEKLQEQGGDYRHVIFVQESDTVFFYKNYYDKIAEDVLLVILPNVYILNIFHFLLLLRLGIANIHVFQEIFKESGLYKHIQFTNALSSYAFSGRKIVSKGQAPEFSEEKDKLFTSDFTFPGYKNKRKFLAPILRDIYEKSENKRVLLQENILNTFGSVVCDEKKCSLCLACLNHCKIGSLMADSSNYTLSHIAANCIQCGICLNVCPENALELVAGLLLDEEFFQPRILAKDEPVACAECGKVFGNRKSLEQVRNKLKSAGRFEDEMELLDYCDKCRVKKQLEVG; this is encoded by the coding sequence ATGTGGTATAATCTGCAATTTTTCAGGGATGTGAGGATGTTTCCGAAAACGCTGTTTAAAAATTTTAATTACATTCATTTTCCGGCTGAAAGAAAAGCGACAATGCTGGAAATTCCACCTAAAGCTGTCGTTATGGCTGAAAATGAGGAGATGCTGGAAAAGTTTACGACTGTTTACAGCGGTGTCCTTGATATTATACCCATTGTAACCGGAAAAACCAAAAGCGGCGGCGAATTTTATTCGGCAGTAAATCATGAACTTTCAGGCTCATTCCCCGAAATTCAGGTGAAATGCGAATGCAGATATCCTCTGAACGAAGATTTATGTACACTGTGCGGCGAATGTGTTATTGCCTGTCCGCTTGATGCAATAGATGAGGAAATCATTATTGATTTTACCAAATGCGATTACTGCGGCAAATGTGTTGATACTTGTCCGGAAAACGCCATTGATCTTTACCGGTATGAAAATCACATTTTTGATGCTCCGCAGGTACTTTTTCTGGATGATAATAAAAAAATAAACGAATATTCTGAAATTAACGGTGTTTATCATTTAGATGAAAAAGAAGAATTGTTTGCCAACATAGGTACATTTCAAATAGAGCAATCTGTGAGTCATAACAAAGAGATTTGCCAGTATAGCGGAAGGCTTGATTTGGGCTGCCAGCGCTGTATGGAAGCATGTGAATATAAAGCAGTGCGTAAAAGTTCAAACGGAATAGAAGTGGATCATTTTGCATGTGAAGACTGCGGTCAATGTATCTCCGTCTGTCCCACAGGAGCCATGCAGTCGGAGGATGTCAGTGATGAGGCTTTTGGGGATTTAATTTACGAAAAACTGCAGGAACAGGGGGGAGATTACAGACATGTTATTTTTGTGCAGGAAAGTGATACCGTTTTTTTCTACAAAAATTATTATGACAAAATTGCTGAAGATGTTTTACTGGTTATACTCCCCAATGTTTATATCTTAAATATTTTTCATTTCCTTTTACTGTTAAGGCTTGGAATTGCCAACATTCATGTATTTCAGGAAATTTTCAAAGAGTCGGGGTTGTATAAACATATACAGTTTACCAATGCATTGTCATCGTATGCTTTCTCCGGCAGAAAGATTGTATCAAAAGGGCAAGCTCCGGAATTCAGTGAGGAGAAGGATAAACTTTTTACTTCTGATTTTACCTTTCCGGGATATAAAAATAAACGTAAATTCCTCGCTCCCATATTAAGAGATATTTATGAAAAATCTGAAAATAAGAGAGTTCTTTTGCAGGAAAATATACTGAATACATTTGGCAGTGTGGTCTGTGACGAGAAAAAGTGCAGTCTTTGTTTGGCCTGCCTTAACCATTGCAAGATAGGCTCCCTTATGGCCGATTCCTCTAACTATACACTTTCCCATATTGCTGCAAACTGTATTCAGTGCGGGATATGTCTGAACGTCTGTCCCGAAAATGCATTGGAGCTGGTAGCCGGGCTGCTTCTTGATGAAGAATTCTTTCAACCGAGGATACTTGCCAAAGATGAGCCTGTTGCCTGTGCTGAGTGCGGCAAAGTTTTTGGGAACAGAAAAAGCCTTGAGCAGGTTAGAAATAAATTAAAATCTGCCGGCAGGTTTGAGGATGAAATGGAACTGCTGGATTATTGCGACAAATGCCGGGTTAAAAAACAGTTAGAGGTGGGTTGA
- a CDS encoding twin-arginine translocation signal domain-containing protein, with protein MKNELFDRRKFLKGMAVTGATLGVAAIVKPAMAKDGEIVNENLYRETEHFKKYYKSLRD; from the coding sequence ATGAAAAATGAGCTTTTTGACAGAAGAAAATTTTTGAAAGGGATGGCTGTAACCGGGGCTACTCTGGGGGTGGCTGCCATTGTGAAACCGGCTATGGCAAAAGACGGTGAAATTGTAAATGAAAATCTCTACAGAGAGACAGAGCACTTTAAGAAGTATTATAAATCTCTAAGAGATTAA
- the lexA gene encoding transcriptional repressor LexA, which produces MGLTGRQKEFFLFIKDFLDEYGYPPSVRDIAKGMGVASISSVKKMLDRLVEAGVIKKDSSKARGIELIYHQGVPLLGRIKAGTPVFSEENIEGYVDLAEKFKNTENLFCLKVEGDSMIDKGIFEGDTAVIKKQPDISEGETGAFRINDEVTLKTFARKKGCVFLIPANKRYKSIRVTPADSFEVIGKLKLVLKDFN; this is translated from the coding sequence ATGGGATTAACCGGCAGGCAAAAGGAATTTTTTCTGTTTATAAAAGATTTTCTGGATGAATACGGATATCCTCCGTCGGTGAGAGATATTGCAAAAGGTATGGGAGTTGCTTCCATATCAAGTGTGAAGAAGATGCTGGACAGACTGGTCGAAGCCGGCGTTATAAAAAAAGATTCATCCAAAGCCAGAGGGATTGAGCTTATATATCACCAGGGAGTACCTTTGCTGGGGAGGATTAAGGCCGGCACTCCCGTTTTTTCTGAAGAAAATATCGAAGGTTATGTTGACCTTGCTGAGAAATTTAAAAATACGGAAAACCTGTTCTGCCTCAAAGTTGAGGGCGACAGTATGATAGATAAAGGGATATTTGAAGGTGATACAGCTGTAATAAAAAAACAGCCGGATATAAGTGAAGGGGAGACCGGGGCCTTTCGTATAAATGATGAGGTTACTTTGAAAACATTTGCCAGAAAAAAAGGATGCGTTTTCCTTATTCCGGCTAATAAAAGATATAAAAGTATCAGGGTCACCCCCGCAGATTCTTTTGAAGTTATAGGAAAACTTAAACTTGTTTTAAAAGACTTTAACTAA
- a CDS encoding molybdopterin-dependent oxidoreductase: MPSKKLLKKGEFSGNSTKTINYNFDRRTFLKFSTATAALAGLSTMPSVVKKSSAANAKSPYPKSEIIRTVCTHCAVACGVYAEVQNGVWLRQEIAQDHPISRGGHCCKGASAIDMVKSEKRLKHPLKKVNGKWQKISWKQVLDEVSEKLMKLRKENGPDSVMWIGSAKVSNEMAYLQRKLAAFWGTNNIDHQARICHSTTVAGVANTWGYGAMTNSINDIRNSKCVFMIGSNAAEAHPISMQHILYAKEVNNAPVIVVDPRFTKTAAKATDFVQIRSGTDTAYVMGLINVILENGWEDKDFIRRRVSGFDQLKKEAKNYPPEVVSEVTGVPAEDIKRVAKILAQNRPGTIIWCMGGTQHSIGSSNTRAYCILQLVLGNMGVAGGGANIFRGHDNVQGATDMCVLSHSLPAYYGLSDGAWKHWSRVWDVDYEWIKSRFHNDEYMGKPGFTLSRWYEGALQDDEITQYTPLKAVVFWGCSSNSQSQYHKLKKALDKLDMVVIIDPFPTMTAVASDKDNVYLLPTTSQFETSGSVTSSQRGIQWRYKVVDPVYDSKDDYTILAELVDRFGFADKFYKNIKTVPEDATRELNKGSLTIGYNGQTPERIKKHTDNWHTFDVVTLEAKGGPCDGEYYGLPWPCWTEEHPGTPILYDMSKPVKKGGLPFRARFGTEYTYPDGKKENQLAAAGTTMPGSEADGGYPEFSGVVEGTNWKTDLSQKTLKYALDKGMAPFGNARARCYVWNFPDPVPIHREPLHSPSPEMIKKYPTYDDKPDHYRVFTKYKSEQKLDWHKEFPLILTTGRMVEYMGGGAETRSNKYLAELQPTMYAEVNVETANNYGLRDGDMIWIESPNGGKVKVQTKISARVGKDTIFLPFHFGGFFMGDSWAGKYPEGSEPYALGEAANVVTNYGYDIVTQMQETKTGLCKMSKA, translated from the coding sequence ATGCCAAGCAAAAAATTACTTAAAAAAGGGGAATTCAGTGGAAATTCCACAAAGACGATAAATTATAATTTTGACAGGAGAACATTCTTAAAGTTTTCAACTGCAACGGCAGCTTTAGCCGGTTTATCCACTATGCCGAGTGTTGTAAAAAAATCCAGTGCTGCAAACGCAAAATCACCTTATCCGAAATCTGAAATTATCAGGACAGTATGCACCCATTGTGCTGTGGCATGCGGGGTGTATGCCGAAGTACAGAACGGTGTATGGCTAAGGCAGGAGATAGCGCAGGATCACCCCATATCAAGAGGCGGTCACTGCTGCAAAGGAGCCAGCGCTATTGATATGGTGAAAAGTGAAAAGCGGCTTAAACACCCTTTAAAAAAGGTTAACGGAAAATGGCAGAAAATATCCTGGAAACAGGTTCTCGATGAGGTTTCTGAAAAACTGATGAAACTCAGGAAAGAAAACGGTCCGGATTCCGTTATGTGGATCGGGAGTGCCAAGGTCTCAAATGAAATGGCCTATCTCCAGAGAAAACTGGCTGCATTCTGGGGAACAAACAATATTGACCATCAGGCCAGAATCTGTCACTCCACAACAGTTGCCGGTGTTGCAAATACCTGGGGTTATGGAGCTATGACAAACAGTATAAATGATATACGCAATTCCAAATGCGTATTCATGATAGGCTCCAATGCGGCTGAAGCCCACCCCATATCAATGCAGCATATCTTATATGCAAAAGAGGTTAATAATGCCCCGGTAATTGTTGTCGATCCAAGATTTACAAAAACTGCTGCCAAAGCCACTGATTTTGTTCAAATAAGATCGGGAACAGACACAGCTTACGTAATGGGGCTGATAAATGTTATACTTGAAAACGGATGGGAAGATAAAGATTTTATCAGAAGAAGAGTTTCCGGATTTGATCAGCTCAAGAAGGAGGCAAAAAACTATCCACCTGAAGTTGTATCAGAAGTTACAGGGGTGCCGGCAGAAGATATAAAAAGGGTCGCCAAAATCCTGGCACAAAACAGACCCGGCACCATTATCTGGTGTATGGGCGGTACCCAGCACTCAATAGGAAGCAGCAATACGAGAGCGTATTGTATACTGCAGCTTGTTCTTGGAAATATGGGAGTTGCAGGAGGCGGCGCCAATATCTTCCGCGGTCACGACAATGTTCAGGGTGCCACAGATATGTGTGTACTTTCCCATTCTCTTCCGGCTTATTACGGGCTTTCGGACGGTGCATGGAAGCACTGGAGCAGAGTGTGGGATGTGGATTATGAATGGATAAAATCACGTTTTCACAATGATGAATATATGGGTAAACCAGGGTTTACACTTTCCAGATGGTATGAAGGTGCACTCCAGGATGATGAAATTACCCAGTATACGCCGTTGAAGGCGGTTGTTTTCTGGGGATGCTCCTCAAACTCTCAGTCACAGTATCATAAACTTAAGAAAGCTCTGGATAAACTTGATATGGTAGTTATTATTGACCCTTTCCCCACAATGACAGCCGTTGCATCGGACAAAGATAACGTTTATCTGCTTCCGACAACCAGTCAGTTTGAAACCAGTGGAAGTGTTACCAGCAGCCAGAGGGGCATCCAGTGGCGCTATAAAGTTGTAGATCCGGTATACGACTCAAAGGATGACTATACAATTTTGGCTGAACTGGTGGACAGATTCGGTTTTGCAGATAAGTTTTACAAAAACATTAAAACGGTACCTGAAGATGCCACAAGGGAGCTCAATAAAGGTTCACTAACAATAGGTTACAACGGTCAGACGCCTGAAAGAATTAAGAAACATACGGATAACTGGCATACCTTTGACGTAGTAACACTTGAAGCAAAAGGCGGACCGTGCGACGGTGAGTATTATGGACTTCCGTGGCCGTGCTGGACGGAGGAACATCCGGGTACTCCTATCCTTTATGATATGTCAAAACCTGTTAAAAAAGGCGGCCTTCCTTTCAGAGCCCGCTTTGGAACAGAATACACCTATCCTGACGGCAAAAAAGAGAATCAGCTTGCTGCTGCCGGCACAACTATGCCGGGAAGTGAAGCTGATGGAGGATATCCTGAATTCAGCGGAGTTGTAGAGGGTACCAACTGGAAAACGGATTTAAGTCAGAAAACACTTAAATACGCTCTTGATAAAGGTATGGCACCTTTCGGTAATGCAAGAGCTAGGTGCTATGTATGGAATTTCCCCGATCCGGTGCCGATTCACAGAGAACCGCTGCACTCACCGAGTCCTGAAATGATTAAAAAATATCCCACATACGATGACAAACCGGATCACTACCGTGTATTTACCAAGTATAAGAGTGAGCAGAAACTCGACTGGCACAAAGAGTTCCCTCTCATTCTTACCACAGGCCGTATGGTTGAATATATGGGCGGCGGTGCAGAGACACGTAGCAATAAGTACCTGGCTGAACTTCAGCCGACAATGTATGCTGAAGTAAATGTAGAGACCGCTAACAATTATGGCCTCAGGGATGGGGATATGATCTGGATTGAATCACCCAATGGTGGAAAAGTTAAAGTTCAAACCAAGATTTCCGCCAGAGTGGGCAAGGACACCATATTTCTGCCTTTTCATTTTGGAGGCTTTTTCATGGGCGATTCATGGGCCGGTAAATATCCAGAAGGAAGTGAACCATATGCTCTTGGTGAAGCGGCTAACGTGGTTACCAATTACGGTTATGATATTGTGACTCAAATGCAGGAGACAAAAACAGGTCTCTGCAAAATGAGCAAAGCGTAG
- a CDS encoding TorD/DmsD family molecular chaperone — MDIESLNSMRNGVYNLIKSFFWESPKEEDIKAWRAFVANLNDDSINKEFDKTVSFMKEALDNSDLESIKNEYYELFENPFGERLSNLNASFLLEGKNFGEPLVEIRDFLEDLKVVKDTDYKDTEDSILFMIDLMLYLIDSGDCTDVQQNFLKKFLYPSFERLAEILKTNEKAYFYATAGLFSRDYLEMDMKFLEGIKSLT; from the coding sequence ATGGATATAGAGTCTTTGAACAGTATGAGAAACGGAGTTTACAATCTGATAAAAAGTTTTTTCTGGGAGTCCCCAAAGGAAGAAGATATCAAAGCCTGGCGGGCTTTTGTTGCAAATCTTAATGACGATAGCATTAACAAAGAATTTGATAAAACCGTTTCGTTTATGAAAGAAGCTTTGGATAATTCTGATTTAGAAAGCATAAAAAATGAGTATTATGAGCTTTTCGAAAATCCCTTCGGTGAACGTCTGTCCAACCTTAATGCGTCTTTTCTTCTCGAAGGCAAAAACTTTGGGGAGCCTTTGGTGGAAATAAGGGATTTCCTTGAAGATTTGAAAGTAGTTAAGGATACGGATTATAAGGATACAGAGGACTCGATACTCTTTATGATCGATCTTATGTTATACTTAATAGACAGCGGTGATTGTACCGATGTGCAGCAAAATTTTTTGAAGAAGTTTTTATACCCGTCTTTTGAAAGGCTTGCTGAAATATTAAAAACAAACGAAAAGGCTTACTTTTATGCAACAGCCGGTTTGTTTTCAAGGGATTACCTGGAAATGGATATGAAATTTTTGGAAGGTATTAAGTCTTTAACTTAA